A stretch of DNA from Methanoplanus endosymbiosus:
GCAGTGGATCTGAAGGCAGTCAAAGGTATATTCTGCACATCTGACGGTGAATATCCTGCTGATGAATGGATGAACTCTGGTGCATGTACCTGTGAGGGCTGCCGGACAGGTGATCTTAAACTGCATAACCGCCTTGCCCTTCAGGCTGAAATTTCGGTTGTGAAAAACCACATAAAAGCCGGAATCTTACGTGAACACCTTGAGAAGAGATGCAGGAATTCCGCATGGCAGGTCTCTCTCCTGAGGCTTTTTGACAGTGAATATAAGTTTACTGAAGAGAGTATTCCGGTTGTAAGAAGCATAACTCTCTCTGCAAATTCCGGTGAATCCTTAAAGCGCCCTGAAGTAATCAGGTTTGAGAAGCGTGTCATTGAGAGATTTGTTCCGAAGAGGTCTGATGTGGCCGTTCTTCTGCCATGTTCGGCAAGAAAGCCCTATTCTCAGTCCCAGTCACATAAGAAATTCCAGAATGCGATTCAGAACCGTGCCCATGAGATCATCATCACATCGCCTCTTGGCGTTGTGCCAAGAGAGCTTGAGAGGATCTACCCTGCCGGCCATTATGATGTGCCGGTAACGGGCTACTGGGACGGGGAGGAGAGAAAGATAATCGGATCACTCATCGAGAGGTATTTTGCCAAAAACCATTATGACAGGATTATTCTGCACCTTGACGGTGATGCACTTGATATTGCAAAGGAGTCGCTTGAAAGGCTTGGAATTGATTATGAGATAACTGTCGCTGAAGATCGCCCCACTTCATACGATTCGCTTAAAAAACTTGATGAGGCACTATCGGGCTGTAGAAAGAAGAGGCCGGATATCATCTCCGGAACTATAAACTGGCAGTTTGGAAAGGATGCCGATACCTCCGGACTTATTATCAAGGGAAGATTCGGACGCGAAAAAGTTCTGAAAGGAAAGACTCAGTTCTTCAGCATTGATAATGACACCGGTCTTTTCCGTCCTACATTCAACGGCTGGCAGCTTCTTGGCGGCATTTACCGGATCAGAATTGACAATTTCATTCCTC
This window harbors:
- the arcS gene encoding archaeosine synthase subunit alpha, coding for MFEVKIRDGPARTGIFIEGELKSETPLVADSEFIGNLIPGLERSRHSNVPLFAGAEFTEKYLKNPEGAVSVHPASENKAESGDVVLVSNWHTVIENPVYCARWIMQMKRNNPGDTLWYAPASALPSNAGTLIASGFDLFDYTAVDLKAVKGIFCTSDGEYPADEWMNSGACTCEGCRTGDLKLHNRLALQAEISVVKNHIKAGILREHLEKRCRNSAWQVSLLRLFDSEYKFTEESIPVVRSITLSANSGESLKRPEVIRFEKRVIERFVPKRSDVAVLLPCSARKPYSQSQSHKKFQNAIQNRAHEIIITSPLGVVPRELERIYPAGHYDVPVTGYWDGEERKIIGSLIERYFAKNHYDRIILHLDGDALDIAKESLERLGIDYEITVAEDRPTSYDSLKKLDEALSGCRKKRPDIISGTINWQFGKDADTSGLIIKGRFGREKVLKGKTQFFSIDNDTGLFRPTFNGWQLLGGIYRIRIDNFIPQGDILAPGVISCDPEIRPGDEVLVSGESALATGRAVMGPAEMENSRRGVAVRVRKVKKLSE